Below is a window of Heteronotia binoei isolate CCM8104 ecotype False Entrance Well chromosome 14, APGP_CSIRO_Hbin_v1, whole genome shotgun sequence DNA.
gcTTACAAAGGCGATAACCCCGTGAATGTTCACTGCCACTTTGGTCACCCGGAGCAAGTTCTCTGCCGTCTCCGGGTGTCCCTCTTTCAGCAGCAGAGCGATGTTGATGAGGATGTTGAAGACGTGATAAGGGAGCCAACACACAAAGAAAGCAATGACCACCGCTGCAATCAGTTTCCCCGTCTTCATTTTCTTGTGGTTCTTCAGCATCTGTAGCCTCTTCAGGACGCAGGCGTAGCAGACAGCCATCACAGTGAAAGGGATCACAAAGCCAACCAAGGTCTCCACAAAGTTCACCGTCACTCGCGTCTGATCGGTATAGTACATTTCGTCTGTGCACACGCCTTCCTTCTTGGGCTTGGAGGACGCAATCAGAATTGGGCTTCCGAAGAGGCAAGCGGCCACCCAGAGCAGCAGCAATGCACAGCGCACCACACGCCGCCGCCCAAACTTTTGGAAGTGAAATGGGAAGATCACGGCAGCAAAACGATGGAGGCTCATCAGCGTGATGAGGAAGATGCTGGCATAAATGGTCAGGTAGACAAAGAACTTGAGCAGCCTGCAGAAAATGTCTCCGAAGACCCAGCCGTAGAGGAAAGAGTAAATccagaagggtacggtgctcaTGACCATCAAGTCTGTGATGGCCAAGTTCAGAATGAGGAGAAGGGTCAAAGAGCGTCGGGAGAACTTGGTAACAATAGTCCAGGCCACAAAGCCATTCCCAGGGAAACCAACCAAGAAAAAAGTAAAGAGAAATAGGCTTGGAAGCACAGAGATAGACTCATGAGTTTCCCCTGTCGCTGTAttgttcccttccagctctgaggCATTGTAGAGGGCCATGTGGCTTCTCATGCAGGGCTCAGCTTTTGCAAGTAAACAACTGGCCAAAGGCATAAATAAGAGCTTCAGAACCAAGAGGAAATGACTCGGGGAGGGGGCGTGGCATTGTTCATGGATGGATAGATTGGTTCTGTTGCAGAAACATTTCTTAAGAACATTAAATTCCTCTTTTTGTGGTGTTTGCTTCTGATGCAATCTAAAAGGCTTCCTAAGAAGATGCCTTCTGCTGATCTTAACATTTCTGTGTCCCAAATGGGGAATCACCTGTGCTGCAACCAACATCCCTTCTGCACCTGTTACTTGAATATTTAAGTGTGGGGATCATGCTTCCATGCCACTGCCACAATGTgatagcatttgtgtgtgtgtatatatgtctaaagtgctgtcaaattacAGCCAGCCTATGTTGACCAGTTAGGTTTTCACAGCAAGGGGTGAATGGAGGTCTGCCaatgcctacctctgtgtagcacccctggacctccttggtacTGTCcaggactgatcctgcttaggctagcctgagccatccagcatTTAGCTTCTGTTAAATGTATCAGCTGGGCTACGCAACCCTTACACACAATAATTTTGAAGTAAAAGAGAGCTATCATGCACTCCTCCCTGAATCAGATTACCCTATGCCTGTGTGAGAGTGAAATTCTCTGTTATGCACCCCTTTCTGCCTTTTGCCTTCCTTTACACTGGAGGAAAGTACTTCTCCTAATGGATCAGATCTGCAAGATCTAATCCCACAGCAATGGGATTTCCCGTATGAGTTCTTCCCACAGCATTTCCCATACGAGTTCTTCCTTTTCAACTTCTGAACAGCAACCATCACCATAGAAAGATGTTAGTAGAAATCAGGCATATACTGGAGCacagctttttttctggaaatagATGTGCCGGACCTCTcgggggaaatgaaggagaaacacatgggtgcccctcatgaactttaacatatttttgataattttgtttccatgccTTTGTCTGGATCATCGGATGTTTGAATCTACATATTACACAAACCAACACATTACACACTTGTCAAAGGACCTTAAGGCCAAGGTCCTATTAAGGGACACAGGCTGGGCAAATGCAAGCAATGCAAAGTATTTCAAAAAGATGCTTTTGTGACCCGCTACATCCATCCATCAAAATGCTGGTAGCTATCAGGATTGAcaccagttttccctctaagct
It encodes the following:
- the LOC132582299 gene encoding leukotriene B4 receptor 1-like encodes the protein MALYNASELEGNNTATGETHESISVLPSLFLFTFFLVGFPGNGFVAWTIVTKFSRRSLTLLLILNLAITDLMVMSTVPFWIYSFLYGWVFGDIFCRLLKFFVYLTIYASIFLITLMSLHRFAAVIFPFHFQKFGRRRVVRCALLLLWVAACLFGSPILIASSKPKKEGVCTDEMYYTDQTRVTVNFVETLVGFVIPFTVMAVCYACVLKRLQMLKNHKKMKTGKLIAAVVIAFFVCWLPYHVFNILINIALLLKEGHPETAENLLRVTKVAVNIHGVIAFVSSCLNPILYAFAARSFRGGLRESNFAKLFAKIHEDSEEQSAGEKSTGGSGLSMEKL